In Aegilops tauschii subsp. strangulata cultivar AL8/78 chromosome 3, Aet v6.0, whole genome shotgun sequence, one genomic interval encodes:
- the LOC109741104 gene encoding B3 domain-containing protein Os03g0619600-like: MAHTAAERRICAKTALTASVKEEPATDGEDTLSLGSEEDGGNSEGASETPFILPDRPFVTPAQEQKVREKVEAIDSTVPVYVAILNRSNVRYDNFTTFLTFGAKYASRYLNKNYGAGHHGKKNMISLVLQREGKSRTWNTELQRRVDRTSILKGWASFARGNRLREGDLCLFKLMESVEPLKMMVYIIRREKCLA; the protein is encoded by the exons ATGGCACACACGGCTGCTGAAAGAAGGATATGCGCAAAGACGGCGTTAACAGCCTCTGTTAAGGAGGAACCGGCTACCGATG GTGAAGATACGTTATCTTTGGGATCTGAAGAGGATGGAGGCAATTCTGAGGGAGCTTCTGAGACCCCCTTCATATTGCCAGACAGACCCTTTGTAACGCCAGCACAGGAGCAGAAAGTGCGGGAGAAAGTAGAAGCCATTGACTCGACAGTACCAGTTTACGTCGCGATCCTGAACAGGTCCAATGTTCGTTACGACAATTTCACCACCTTCCTA ACATTTGGCGCAAAGTACGCATCAAGGTATCTCAACAAGAATTACGGTGCTGGGCATCACGGAAAGAAGAACATGATCAGTTTGGTGCTTCAGCGGGAGGGGAAGAGCAGGACGTGGAACACGGAGCTGCAACGCAGGGTGGATCGGACGTCGATCCTCAAAGGATGGGCGTCTTTCGCCCGTGGCAACCGCCTGCGGGAGGGTGACCTCTGCCTCTTCAAGTTAATGGAAAGCGTGGAACCGCTGAAGATGATGGTGTACATCATTCGCCgtgagaagtgcttagcttgA